A window from Cryobacterium sp. SO1 encodes these proteins:
- a CDS encoding GDSL-type esterase/lipase family protein — MSSVVVFVGDGLSGGARWEERFPELEVHNLGVNGDTTDEVLGRLDQVVESAPDAVVLQVGTNDVGWNRSDEYIVRNIETILWTLRKRLPGARVLVQSVPPREKEFVRLIRSVNRHLRQFAPTVKARYLDLWPALAAEDGTLSTEWSADHLHLTEAGYVVWLAELRPALADLLESPPQTMSVSRHPA; from the coding sequence ATGTCGTCAGTGGTGGTGTTCGTCGGCGATGGCCTCAGCGGGGGTGCTCGATGGGAGGAACGATTTCCCGAACTCGAGGTGCACAACCTCGGCGTGAACGGGGACACCACCGACGAGGTCCTCGGACGGCTCGATCAGGTCGTTGAGAGCGCCCCAGATGCCGTCGTCCTGCAGGTGGGCACCAACGACGTCGGCTGGAACCGCTCGGACGAGTACATCGTGCGCAACATCGAAACCATCCTCTGGACGCTTCGCAAACGGCTTCCCGGCGCGCGGGTGCTCGTACAGTCGGTGCCGCCGCGGGAGAAGGAGTTCGTGCGCCTGATCCGCTCGGTCAACCGGCACCTGCGCCAGTTCGCTCCCACCGTGAAGGCACGCTACCTGGACCTGTGGCCGGCGTTGGCCGCCGAGGACGGCACCCTCAGCACCGAGTGGTCAGCCGACCACCTGCACCTCACCGAGGCCGGCTACGTCGTCTGGCTCGCCGAACTCCGCCCGGCGCTCGCGGACCTGCTCGAAAGCCCGCCACAGACGATGTCGGTCAGCCGGCACCCAGCCTGA
- a CDS encoding TOMM precursor leader peptide-binding protein has protein sequence MILRLDPRYPLVWRTPDTIQLGIDRPVAIVPGVTAPLESVIAALRVGVPRSGALMLGRQAGATDAATTALLGALAPALVGLDPQPELPGADAASLAGTWFVSRPATAVRRDTAPVVHVDGDGDTAVRIRQLLADLGITAALPPGTPTPERPDLAVIVDHYVFAPERHGHWLRRDVPHLPVLFSDTEARIGPLVEPGAGPCLTCLELEHVDDDPAWPAIASQLLTRTAPTETPRLSIEVAATAAGIVHERVFASSNEFAAASLAIDAASLAVRRRAHRPHERCGCRFLPESVIVLAGNAAGFRPRTS, from the coding sequence ATGATCCTTCGACTCGACCCGCGGTATCCGCTCGTCTGGCGCACCCCGGACACCATCCAGTTGGGCATCGACCGGCCGGTGGCCATCGTTCCGGGGGTCACGGCGCCGCTCGAGAGCGTCATCGCGGCTCTGCGGGTGGGGGTCCCCCGGTCGGGTGCGCTGATGCTCGGCCGGCAGGCCGGCGCGACGGATGCGGCCACCACCGCCCTGCTCGGCGCGCTGGCCCCTGCGCTGGTGGGCCTGGATCCTCAACCGGAGCTGCCGGGCGCCGACGCGGCGTCCCTCGCCGGGACCTGGTTCGTCAGCAGGCCGGCGACCGCGGTCCGTCGGGACACCGCTCCGGTTGTTCACGTCGACGGCGACGGTGACACGGCCGTACGCATCCGGCAGCTGCTGGCCGACCTGGGCATCACGGCCGCCCTCCCGCCAGGCACCCCCACACCCGAACGCCCCGACCTCGCCGTGATCGTGGACCACTACGTGTTCGCACCTGAGCGGCACGGGCACTGGTTGCGCCGCGACGTGCCGCACCTGCCGGTGCTGTTCAGCGACACCGAGGCGCGCATCGGCCCGCTCGTGGAGCCGGGCGCCGGCCCGTGCCTGACCTGCCTGGAGCTCGAGCACGTCGACGATGACCCGGCCTGGCCGGCGATCGCCAGCCAGCTGCTGACGCGCACGGCGCCTACCGAAACGCCCCGGTTGAGCATCGAGGTGGCCGCAACGGCGGCCGGCATCGTGCACGAGAGGGTGTTCGCGTCCTCCAACGAGTTCGCGGCCGCGTCGCTGGCGATCGACGCGGCGTCCCTGGCGGTCAGGCGCCGCGCGCACCGGCCGCACGAGCGGTGCGGGTGCCGATTTCTGCCAGAAAGCGTGATCGTTCTCGCGGGGAACGCTGCTGGTTTCCGGCCGCGGACCAGCTGA
- a CDS encoding DEAD/DEAH box helicase, whose product MAYTRPNPAGRAGAGSGRTRQRPRSRDDDAPIIPILARKVREVEAKAQSGTKLGPTNRTKYQVIALLMREERARVKADGELTDANRAELLKRLDGIAQILAKTAARDTSLITLLEPDAGVSTVAQRFRRDWLLESGAELSPDELIITREPEAKPEVPQNQVIPQSVRARQLANPFLAPDFSAVKTQPVSSARRLANWELLGPLFKSFEFGSGGQAASMDLPEAPIVDRLSPPGMELMRHQARFIESARLGQRSYLLADEPGLGKTAQSLLAASVAGAYPLLAIVPNVVKMNWVREVELWTPHRRATVIHGDGDTLDAFADVVVVNYDVLDRHLAWLGTLGFKGMVVDEAHFIKNLQSQRSKHVLSLAEQIRRRTPGNNPLLMALTGTPLINDVDDFRAIWQFLGWIDGDKPTAKLMARLEETGLTPADAGFYTAARAAVIDMGIVRRRKVDVAADLPAKRIADLPVELDNELGRSIQKAERELGARLVKRYNALVAARHPGVKAPALTDEERAAYIRAVAHADLEESKGTTTGENVFTMVRKIGQAKAGLAADYAAQLAHSVGKVVFFAKHIDVMDAAEEIFAKRGLRTVSLRGDQSALARQAAIDSFNTDPEVAVVVCSLTAAGVGVNLQAASNVVLAELSWTAAEQTQAIDRVHRIGQAEPVTAWRIIAAHTIDARIAELIGSKQGLAARALDGADEDVSPADSVQASALVYVLTQALDGEL is encoded by the coding sequence ATGGCATACACCCGCCCCAACCCAGCGGGCCGCGCTGGAGCCGGTAGTGGTCGAACACGTCAACGCCCGCGCTCGCGAGATGACGACGCCCCGATCATCCCGATCCTCGCCCGCAAGGTGCGCGAAGTCGAAGCCAAGGCCCAGAGCGGTACCAAGCTCGGCCCCACCAACCGAACGAAGTACCAGGTCATCGCGCTGCTGATGCGTGAGGAACGCGCCAGGGTCAAGGCCGACGGCGAGCTCACCGACGCCAACCGCGCCGAACTGCTCAAGCGCCTCGACGGCATCGCCCAGATCCTCGCGAAGACCGCCGCCAGGGACACCAGCCTGATCACCCTGCTCGAACCGGATGCCGGTGTCTCCACCGTCGCGCAGCGCTTCCGCCGCGACTGGCTCCTGGAATCCGGCGCCGAACTCAGCCCGGACGAGCTCATCATCACCCGCGAACCCGAGGCCAAGCCCGAGGTCCCGCAGAATCAGGTCATCCCGCAGTCGGTGCGCGCCCGGCAACTGGCCAACCCGTTCCTCGCCCCCGACTTCAGCGCCGTGAAGACGCAACCGGTCTCCTCCGCCCGCCGCCTGGCCAACTGGGAACTGCTCGGCCCGCTGTTCAAGTCCTTCGAATTCGGCTCCGGCGGCCAGGCCGCCAGCATGGACCTGCCCGAGGCACCGATAGTGGACCGGCTGTCCCCGCCCGGCATGGAACTCATGCGCCACCAGGCCCGTTTCATCGAGAGCGCCCGCCTCGGCCAGCGCAGCTACCTCCTCGCCGACGAGCCCGGCCTGGGCAAGACCGCGCAGAGTCTGCTCGCCGCATCCGTCGCCGGCGCCTACCCGTTGCTGGCGATCGTGCCCAACGTCGTGAAGATGAACTGGGTGCGCGAGGTGGAGCTGTGGACCCCGCACCGCCGTGCTACCGTCATCCACGGCGACGGCGACACCCTGGACGCCTTCGCCGACGTCGTCGTGGTCAACTACGACGTGCTCGACCGGCACCTGGCCTGGCTCGGCACGCTGGGTTTCAAAGGCATGGTCGTCGACGAGGCCCACTTCATCAAGAATCTGCAGTCGCAGCGCTCCAAGCACGTGCTCAGCCTCGCCGAGCAGATCCGCCGCCGCACACCGGGCAACAACCCGTTGCTGATGGCGCTCACCGGCACCCCGCTGATCAACGACGTCGACGACTTCCGGGCCATCTGGCAGTTCCTCGGTTGGATCGACGGCGACAAACCCACCGCCAAGCTGATGGCCCGCCTGGAGGAAACCGGGCTCACCCCCGCCGACGCCGGCTTCTACACCGCCGCCCGGGCCGCGGTCATCGACATGGGCATCGTGCGCCGCCGCAAGGTCGACGTCGCCGCCGACCTGCCCGCCAAGCGCATCGCCGACCTGCCGGTGGAGCTGGACAACGAACTCGGCCGGTCCATCCAGAAGGCCGAACGCGAACTCGGCGCCCGCCTGGTCAAGCGCTACAACGCCCTCGTGGCCGCCCGCCACCCCGGCGTCAAGGCGCCCGCGCTCACCGACGAGGAGCGCGCCGCGTACATCCGCGCCGTCGCCCACGCCGACCTCGAGGAGTCCAAGGGCACCACGACCGGCGAGAACGTGTTCACCATGGTGCGCAAGATCGGCCAGGCCAAGGCCGGGCTGGCCGCGGACTACGCGGCCCAGCTGGCCCACTCGGTGGGCAAGGTGGTGTTCTTCGCCAAGCACATCGACGTGATGGATGCCGCCGAGGAGATCTTCGCTAAGCGCGGACTCCGCACGGTGTCGTTGCGCGGCGATCAGAGCGCACTGGCCCGCCAGGCGGCGATCGACTCGTTCAACACCGATCCGGAGGTCGCCGTCGTGGTGTGTTCGCTCACCGCGGCCGGTGTCGGAGTGAACCTCCAGGCCGCATCCAACGTGGTGCTGGCGGAACTGAGCTGGACGGCGGCGGAGCAGACCCAGGCCATCGACCGGGTGCACCGGATCGGCCAGGCCGAACCGGTCACCGCGTGGCGGATCATCGCCGCGCACACCATCGACGCGCGCATCGCCGAACTCATCGGCAGCAAGCAGGGCCTCGCGGCCCGCGCGCTCGACGGGGCAGACGAGGACGTCTCGCCGGCCGATTCCGTGCAGGCCAGCGCGTTGGTCTACGTGCTCACGCAGGCGCTCGACGGAGAGCTGTAA
- a CDS encoding DUF2207 domain-containing protein, whose amino-acid sequence MRRPGRFSLRVLSAITILAGLPVLAASSAAALPAPAAVAAGVDDFSFASMHADYKLDRDDEGHSTLATTETLVARFPETDQNHGIRRLIPTHYRGEPTELSVVGVTDETGRERDFETDTDSDDDNNEYLVVTIAEDGFVHGDQTYVISYTQKNIAHYPDDTPDEEFFWEVNGTGWAQPFGTVSATLQVAADLVPALTGEAACYQGTSTSGAACDALESAADGDEWVVQATARDLAPREGLALAAGFDEGTFVPRDNSFTANVFPSIALLTALAALVTAVIGVAARTTRWRDQPGRPTIIAEYLPPAGVNLLQAGGVLGAKAGGKSLTAQFLQFAVNGNVRVLEGEAKSHYLLELRTREGLDPTEHAVLDALFPAGQPIGTIRDFTKTDAKLGPALTAARSAARTQLLTDGLREKKGGPLRGWLVGVAVVTGLVAMIASIISFATEVAGAWPALLLIVSLAATIVTIAVTVDVRPLTIRGAELRDYLKGVSVYISLAEADRLRVLQSPRGALRTPDRPDAATAVATEPVQVLKLYERLLPFAVLTGQEKEWSAVLGDYYAGAHQQPDWYVGTAPFSAAYFATGVSAFATSASSGIASSSSSSGSGGGGSVGGGGGGGGGGGV is encoded by the coding sequence ATGCGCCGACCCGGACGATTCAGCTTGCGAGTGCTATCGGCCATCACGATTCTCGCCGGACTCCCAGTGCTCGCCGCCAGCTCAGCGGCGGCGCTGCCCGCCCCCGCCGCAGTGGCCGCCGGTGTCGACGATTTCAGCTTCGCCTCCATGCACGCCGACTATAAGCTCGACCGCGACGACGAGGGCCATTCCACCCTGGCCACCACCGAGACCCTCGTGGCCCGGTTCCCCGAGACCGACCAGAACCACGGCATCCGGCGGCTGATCCCCACCCACTACCGGGGTGAACCCACCGAGCTCTCCGTCGTCGGTGTCACCGACGAGACCGGCCGGGAGCGGGACTTCGAGACCGACACCGACAGCGACGACGACAACAACGAGTACCTCGTCGTCACCATCGCCGAGGACGGCTTCGTGCACGGCGACCAGACCTACGTGATCAGTTACACCCAGAAGAACATCGCCCACTACCCGGACGACACCCCGGACGAGGAGTTCTTCTGGGAGGTGAACGGCACCGGATGGGCCCAACCGTTCGGCACCGTCTCGGCGACCCTGCAGGTGGCGGCCGACCTGGTGCCCGCTCTCACCGGGGAGGCCGCCTGCTACCAGGGCACCTCGACATCCGGGGCCGCCTGCGACGCACTTGAGAGCGCCGCAGACGGTGACGAATGGGTCGTCCAGGCCACCGCCCGCGATCTGGCCCCGCGCGAAGGCCTGGCGCTGGCCGCGGGTTTCGACGAGGGAACATTCGTGCCACGGGACAATTCCTTCACGGCCAACGTGTTCCCGTCGATCGCGCTCCTCACGGCGCTCGCGGCGTTGGTCACGGCCGTGATCGGCGTCGCCGCCCGCACCACCCGGTGGCGTGACCAGCCCGGTCGGCCCACCATCATCGCCGAATACCTGCCGCCGGCGGGGGTGAACCTGCTGCAGGCCGGCGGTGTGCTCGGCGCCAAGGCCGGCGGCAAGTCCCTCACCGCCCAGTTCCTGCAGTTCGCCGTGAACGGCAACGTGCGAGTCCTCGAGGGCGAGGCCAAAAGCCACTACCTTCTGGAGCTTCGCACCCGGGAGGGTCTTGACCCCACCGAACACGCCGTACTCGACGCCCTGTTCCCCGCCGGCCAACCCATCGGCACGATCCGCGACTTCACGAAGACGGATGCGAAACTGGGCCCCGCTCTCACCGCCGCGCGGAGCGCGGCCCGCACGCAGCTGCTCACCGACGGTCTCCGCGAGAAGAAGGGCGGCCCGTTGCGCGGCTGGCTGGTCGGCGTGGCCGTCGTCACCGGTTTGGTCGCGATGATCGCGAGCATCATCTCGTTCGCCACCGAGGTCGCCGGCGCGTGGCCGGCGTTGTTGCTGATCGTGAGCCTGGCCGCGACGATTGTTACGATTGCCGTGACCGTCGATGTGCGACCGCTCACCATTCGCGGTGCCGAACTGCGCGACTACCTGAAGGGCGTCTCCGTGTACATCTCGCTTGCCGAAGCGGACCGATTGCGGGTGCTGCAAAGTCCCCGCGGCGCCCTGCGCACGCCCGACCGGCCCGACGCGGCCACAGCGGTGGCGACCGAACCCGTTCAGGTGCTCAAGCTCTACGAGCGGCTGCTGCCGTTCGCCGTGCTCACTGGGCAGGAGAAGGAATGGTCCGCCGTGCTCGGCGACTATTACGCCGGGGCCCACCAGCAGCCGGACTGGTACGTCGGCACCGCGCCGTTCAGCGCCGCGTACTTCGCAACCGGCGTCTCGGCATTCGCCACCTCCGCGTCGTCGGGCATCGCATCAAGCTCGTCAAGCTCCGGCTCGGGCGGCGGCGGCTCGGTCGGAGGCGGCGGCGGCGGCGGCGGCGGAGGCGGCGTCTGA
- a CDS encoding SDR family oxidoreductase: MTEKTARRVLVTGATGYIGGRLVPKLLEAGHTVRVLVRSPQKLTDVPWAGDVEIVEGDLGDRDSVARASAGIDVFYYLVHSMGAKGDFEQTERVAARNVAGAAADARVSRIVYLGGLHPDSQTLSPHLRSRAEVGRILLDSGVPTVAFQAGVVIGSGSTSFEMIRHLTEVLPYMPAPRWVRNFIQPIAVRDVLYYLVAAADVPAEVNRTFDIGGPDVLRYGQMMNGYAVEAGLNQRPIAPLPVLTPWLASQWVNLVTPIPRSLAVPIIASLQYDCVMHEHDIDAVIPPPAGGLTTYRRAVRLALGRMRDGDVETSWQNAATEGASSNPLPSDPDWAGHLVYTDLKEKRTTAKPADLWRVIESIGGDNGWYSFPLAWAVRGWMDKIVGGVGLRRGRRHPDRLQTGDVLDFWRVERIDRGSFLRLRAEMRVPGRAWLEMRAEPTDDGGSIYRQRAVFFPRGLGGRLYWFSILPFHGVIFSGMANRITAAAEKEAAVVTTEPGDPAGTAATQETVAPAEVALNS, from the coding sequence ATGACTGAGAAGACTGCTCGCCGCGTACTGGTCACCGGAGCCACCGGCTACATCGGGGGACGCTTGGTTCCCAAGCTCCTCGAGGCCGGACACACGGTGCGGGTGCTGGTTCGTTCGCCCCAGAAACTCACCGATGTGCCCTGGGCCGGTGACGTTGAGATCGTCGAAGGCGACCTCGGCGACCGGGACTCGGTGGCCAGGGCGAGCGCCGGCATCGACGTGTTCTACTACCTGGTGCACTCGATGGGCGCCAAGGGCGACTTCGAGCAGACCGAACGTGTCGCGGCGCGGAACGTGGCCGGTGCCGCTGCCGACGCCCGGGTTTCCCGCATCGTGTACCTCGGCGGTTTGCACCCCGACAGCCAGACCCTGTCTCCCCACCTGCGTTCCCGCGCCGAGGTCGGCCGTATCCTGCTGGACTCCGGTGTGCCGACGGTGGCGTTCCAGGCCGGGGTCGTGATCGGGTCGGGGTCGACGTCGTTCGAGATGATCCGGCACCTCACCGAGGTGCTGCCGTACATGCCGGCGCCGCGCTGGGTGCGCAACTTCATCCAGCCCATCGCGGTGCGCGACGTGCTGTACTACCTCGTCGCCGCCGCCGACGTGCCCGCGGAGGTCAACCGCACCTTCGACATCGGCGGCCCGGATGTGCTGAGGTACGGCCAGATGATGAACGGTTACGCCGTCGAAGCCGGGCTGAACCAGCGGCCCATCGCACCACTGCCGGTGCTGACCCCCTGGCTCGCGTCGCAGTGGGTCAACCTCGTCACGCCCATCCCGCGCAGCCTCGCCGTGCCGATCATCGCGTCGCTGCAATACGACTGTGTCATGCACGAGCACGACATCGACGCCGTGATCCCACCACCGGCCGGCGGCCTCACCACCTACCGCAGGGCGGTGCGGTTGGCGCTGGGCCGGATGCGCGACGGCGACGTGGAGACCAGTTGGCAGAACGCCGCGACGGAGGGGGCCTCCAGCAACCCGCTGCCCAGCGACCCCGATTGGGCCGGCCACCTCGTGTACACCGACCTCAAGGAGAAGCGCACCACGGCCAAGCCCGCCGACCTGTGGCGGGTCATCGAGAGCATCGGCGGGGACAACGGCTGGTACTCCTTCCCGCTGGCCTGGGCGGTACGCGGCTGGATGGACAAGATCGTCGGGGGAGTGGGCCTGCGGCGCGGCCGCCGGCACCCGGACCGCCTGCAGACCGGCGACGTGCTCGACTTCTGGCGTGTTGAACGCATCGATCGGGGCAGCTTCCTGCGGTTGCGCGCCGAGATGCGGGTGCCCGGCCGGGCCTGGCTCGAAATGCGGGCAGAGCCCACGGATGACGGCGGCTCGATCTACCGCCAGCGCGCGGTGTTCTTCCCCCGCGGACTGGGCGGCCGGCTCTACTGGTTCTCGATCCTGCCGTTCCACGGGGTGATCTTCAGCGGCATGGCCAACCGCATCACCGCCGCCGCTGAGAAGGAGGCCGCTGTCGTGACCACAGAACCCGGCGATCCCGCTGGTACCGCTGCGACCCAGGAGACCGTCGCGCCCGCGGAGGTCGCCCTCAACTCCTGA
- a CDS encoding DUF6804 family protein, with product MGTPAEPTHTRSALAPGLLAAIALLAGLALLDVDSFVIIRYIVSILALIICVFVIQAKAWWWLIGLVPIAVLWNPIVVIEWHGQGWVSAQFIAALIFIIVGIRTKVPVPLHR from the coding sequence ATGGGCACCCCGGCAGAACCGACCCACACCCGCTCGGCCCTGGCGCCCGGACTGCTCGCCGCGATCGCCCTCCTGGCCGGACTGGCCCTGCTCGATGTCGACAGCTTCGTGATCATCCGCTACATCGTCAGCATCCTCGCCCTCATCATCTGTGTCTTCGTCATCCAGGCCAAGGCGTGGTGGTGGCTGATCGGCCTGGTGCCCATCGCGGTGCTGTGGAATCCGATCGTCGTGATCGAGTGGCACGGCCAGGGGTGGGTGTCCGCGCAGTTCATCGCGGCCCTGATCTTCATCATCGTCGGGATCCGCACCAAGGTCCCGGTGCCGTTGCACCGCTAA